From the genome of Bradyrhizobium elkanii USDA 76, one region includes:
- the pstA gene encoding phosphate ABC transporter permease PstA → MNPIYKSRRRSDIVIRALCVGAALFGVTWLALILITLLYNGLTGLSVQLFTQNTPPPGSTEGGLLNAIVGSLIMTVIGVGIGAPLGLFAGTYLAEYGKHDKLTSVIRFINDILLSAPSIIIGLFIYGAVVVPMRGFSAIAGSLALAVIVIPVVLRTTEDMLLLVPNPLREAASALGLPRSLVIKRIAYRAARSGLITGVLLATARVAGETAPLLFTALSNQFFSLDLTKTMANLPVTINNFVQSPYAYWKELAWSGALLITFTVLALNIGARILGAERAAK, encoded by the coding sequence ATGAACCCGATCTACAAATCCCGCCGCCGCAGCGACATCGTCATCCGCGCACTCTGTGTCGGCGCGGCGCTGTTCGGCGTCACCTGGCTGGCGCTGATCCTGATCACGCTGCTTTATAACGGCCTTACCGGCCTCAGCGTGCAGCTGTTCACCCAGAACACGCCGCCGCCCGGCTCGACCGAAGGCGGCCTGCTCAACGCCATCGTCGGCTCGCTCATCATGACGGTGATCGGCGTCGGCATCGGCGCGCCGCTCGGCCTGTTCGCCGGCACCTACCTCGCCGAATACGGCAAGCACGACAAGCTGACCTCGGTGATCCGCTTCATCAACGACATCCTGCTCAGCGCGCCCTCGATCATCATCGGCCTGTTCATCTATGGCGCGGTGGTGGTGCCGATGCGCGGCTTCTCGGCGATCGCAGGCAGCCTCGCGCTCGCGGTGATCGTGATCCCGGTCGTGCTGCGCACCACCGAGGACATGCTGCTCCTGGTGCCCAATCCGCTGCGCGAGGCCGCCTCCGCGCTCGGCCTGCCGCGTTCGCTGGTGATCAAGCGGATCGCCTATCGTGCGGCGCGATCGGGTCTGATCACCGGCGTGCTGCTGGCGACCGCCCGCGTCGCCGGCGAGACCGCGCCGCTGCTGTTCACCGCGCTGTCGAACCAGTTCTTCAGCCTGGATCTGACCAAGACGATGGCCAACCTGCCGGTGACCATCAACAACTTCGTGCAGAGCCCCTACGCCTACTGGAAAGAGCTGGCGTGGAGCGGTGCGCTGCTCATCACATTCACCGTGCTCGCGTTGAATATCGGCGCGCGTATCCTTGGTGCCGAAAGGGCCGCAAAATGA
- a CDS encoding lysylphosphatidylglycerol synthase domain-containing protein, translating to MLEAIRRAMAFLRQKQILHRLGVVISIAVIGIACYVLYHMLRGIDTNEVLEAIKSTEPRQIALAGLFVAAGYFTLTFYDLFAVRAIGHAHVPYRINALAAFTSYSIGHNVGASVFTGGAVRYRIYSAWGLNAIDVAKICFLAGLTFWLGNAAVLGLGIAYHPEAAANIDQLPPWLNRALAFAIITALVAYVVWVWTQPRVVGRGPWTVTLPGGPLTLLQIAIGILDLGFCALAMYVLVPDEPNLGFVVVAVIFVSATLLGFASHSPGGLGVFDAAMLVGLWQMDREDLLGGMLLFRLLYYIAPFVISVILLTFREVIVGARLKRLPQADSGPRAEPHHEAVLVRKRGDSGV from the coding sequence ATGCTGGAAGCAATACGCAGGGCGATGGCGTTTCTGCGCCAGAAGCAAATCCTGCATCGGCTGGGTGTTGTCATCAGCATCGCCGTCATCGGCATCGCCTGCTACGTCCTGTATCACATGCTGCGCGGCATCGACACCAACGAGGTGCTCGAGGCCATCAAGAGCACCGAGCCGCGGCAGATTGCCTTGGCTGGACTGTTCGTCGCGGCGGGCTACTTCACGTTGACCTTCTACGATCTGTTCGCGGTGCGCGCGATCGGCCACGCCCATGTACCTTACCGCATCAACGCGCTCGCGGCCTTCACCTCCTACTCGATCGGCCACAATGTCGGCGCCAGCGTCTTCACCGGCGGCGCGGTGCGCTACCGGATCTATTCGGCGTGGGGGTTGAACGCGATCGACGTCGCCAAGATCTGCTTTCTCGCCGGGCTCACCTTCTGGCTCGGCAATGCCGCCGTGCTCGGGCTCGGCATCGCCTACCACCCGGAGGCCGCCGCCAACATCGACCAGCTGCCGCCCTGGCTCAACCGGGCGCTGGCATTCGCGATCATCACCGCGCTGGTCGCCTATGTGGTCTGGGTCTGGACCCAGCCGCGGGTGGTCGGCCGCGGCCCCTGGACGGTGACCCTGCCGGGCGGCCCGCTGACGCTGCTGCAGATCGCGATCGGCATCCTCGACCTCGGCTTCTGCGCGCTGGCGATGTACGTGCTGGTGCCGGACGAGCCAAATCTCGGCTTCGTCGTGGTCGCGGTCATCTTCGTGTCGGCGACCCTGCTCGGCTTCGCCAGCCACTCCCCCGGCGGCCTCGGGGTGTTCGACGCCGCCATGCTGGTCGGCCTCTGGCAGATGGACCGCGAGGACCTGCTCGGCGGTATGCTGCTGTTCCGGCTGCTCTACTATATTGCGCCGTTCGTCATATCTGTAATCTTGCTGACGTTTCGGGAGGTTATCGTCGGCGCCCGACTCAAACGGCTGCCGCAGGCTGATTCGGGTCCCCGCGCCGAGCCGCACCATGAGGCGGTTCTGGTTCGCAAGCGCGGTGACTCCGGGGTCTGA
- a CDS encoding polysaccharide deacetylase family protein, with protein sequence MKQLRNTVIRAGMEALYFSGAHILLRPIFAGVGAIFMLHHVRPRRGDAFQPNHHLEVTPDFLRAMLTHLRALDVDVISIDEAHRRLSERNFARRFACFTFDDGYRDNRDFALPVMREFGAPFTVYVASDFAEGCGRLWWIALERVIAAASTIEVPIDGAMTGIDTATPQAKRTAFGRMHDWLRSLPGEQEMQAEISALCARHGVDETGIARELCMSWDELRGFAGDPLVTIGAHTITHCNLAKQSETIASFELATSRARIEDALQRPALHLAYPYGDRIAAGQREFALARSIGFRTAVTTRPGMLFPESADHLTALQRVSLNGNYQDARLLPVLTSGAATAVWNGFRRIDAA encoded by the coding sequence ATGAAACAACTCCGCAACACCGTGATCCGTGCCGGCATGGAGGCGTTGTATTTCTCGGGTGCGCATATCCTGCTGCGGCCGATCTTCGCCGGCGTCGGTGCCATCTTCATGCTGCATCACGTCCGCCCGCGGCGCGGCGATGCGTTCCAGCCGAACCATCATCTCGAGGTCACGCCGGACTTCCTGCGCGCGATGCTGACGCATCTGCGCGCGCTCGACGTCGACGTGATCAGCATCGACGAGGCGCATCGCCGTCTCAGCGAACGGAATTTCGCGCGCCGCTTCGCCTGCTTTACCTTCGACGACGGCTATCGCGACAACCGCGACTTCGCACTGCCTGTGATGCGCGAGTTCGGCGCCCCGTTCACGGTCTATGTCGCGAGCGATTTCGCCGAGGGCTGCGGCAGATTGTGGTGGATCGCGCTGGAGCGGGTGATCGCGGCCGCGTCCACGATCGAGGTGCCGATCGACGGCGCCATGACGGGGATCGACACCGCGACACCGCAGGCCAAGCGTACTGCTTTCGGCCGCATGCACGACTGGCTGCGTTCACTGCCCGGCGAGCAGGAGATGCAGGCCGAGATCTCCGCGCTGTGCGCCCGTCACGGCGTCGACGAGACCGGCATCGCGCGCGAGCTCTGCATGTCCTGGGACGAGTTGCGCGGCTTTGCCGGCGATCCGCTGGTCACGATCGGCGCGCACACCATCACCCATTGCAATCTCGCCAAGCAGAGCGAGACGATCGCATCGTTCGAGCTCGCGACCAGCCGGGCGCGGATCGAGGATGCGCTGCAGCGGCCGGCGCTGCATCTCGCCTATCCCTATGGTGACCGGATCGCCGCCGGGCAGCGTGAATTCGCCCTCGCCCGGTCGATCGGCTTTCGGACCGCGGTGACGACGCGGCCGGGCATGCTGTTTCCCGAAAGCGCCGACCATCTGACCGCCTTGCAGCGGGTCTCGCTGAACGGCAATTACCAGGACGCGCGCCTGCTGCCGGTGCTGACATCAGGCGCCGCCACCGCCGTATGGAACGGCTTTCGCCGCATCGACGCGGCGTGA
- a CDS encoding haloalkane dehalogenase, which yields MTISADISLHHRAVLGSTMAYCETGRGDAPHVLFLHGNPTSSYIWRNIMPLVAPVGHCIAPDLIGYGQSGKPDIGYRFFDQADYLDALIDELGIASAYLVAQDWGTALAFHLAARRPQLVRGLAFMEFIRPMRDWSDFHQHDAARETFRKFRTPGVGEAMVLDNNAFVERVLPGSILRTLSEEEMAAYRAPFATRESRKPTLMLPRELPIAGEPADVAQALTVAHAALAASTYPKLLFVGTPGALVSPTFAAEFAKTLRHCAVIQLGAGAHYLQEDHPETIGRSVAGWIAGVEAASAQRHAA from the coding sequence ATGACCATATCCGCCGATATCAGCCTGCATCATCGCGCCGTGCTCGGGTCTACGATGGCCTACTGCGAGACCGGCCGCGGCGACGCGCCGCACGTGCTGTTCCTGCACGGCAATCCGACGTCGTCCTACATCTGGCGCAATATCATGCCGCTGGTCGCCCCTGTCGGGCACTGCATCGCGCCCGACCTGATCGGCTACGGCCAGTCCGGCAAGCCCGACATCGGCTATCGCTTCTTCGACCAGGCGGACTATCTCGACGCGCTGATCGACGAACTCGGCATCGCCTCGGCCTATCTCGTCGCCCAGGACTGGGGCACGGCGCTTGCCTTTCACCTCGCGGCACGCCGTCCGCAACTGGTGCGCGGGCTCGCCTTCATGGAGTTCATCCGCCCGATGCGCGATTGGTCGGACTTCCACCAGCACGACGCCGCGCGGGAGACGTTCCGGAAATTCCGTACGCCGGGCGTGGGCGAGGCGATGGTCCTCGACAACAATGCGTTCGTCGAACGCGTGCTGCCCGGCTCGATCCTGCGCACGCTCAGCGAGGAGGAGATGGCCGCCTACCGCGCGCCGTTTGCGACGCGCGAGAGCCGCAAGCCGACCTTGATGCTGCCGCGCGAACTGCCGATCGCCGGCGAGCCGGCCGATGTCGCGCAGGCGCTCACGGTGGCGCATGCGGCGCTCGCGGCATCGACCTATCCGAAGCTGCTGTTCGTGGGCACGCCCGGGGCGCTGGTGTCACCGACCTTTGCTGCCGAATTCGCCAAGACGCTCAGGCATTGCGCAGTCATTCAACTCGGCGCCGGCGCGCACTATCTGCAGGAGGATCATCCGGAGACGATCGGCCGTTCTGTGGCCGGCTGGATCGCCGGCGTCGAGGCCGCCTCCGCGCAGCGCCATGCCGCATGA
- the pstC gene encoding phosphate ABC transporter permease subunit PstC: protein MAVQSDVMEAAGPYDRAKALSAFKLGDLTFYWITRISAISVLLILGGIILSLIVGAWPAMKEYGFAFLWTQRWAPSADPPVLGALGPIYGTLITSVIAMLIAIPVGIGIAVFLTELCPQVLRRPIGIAIELLAGIPSIIYGMWGFFVLGPFLANTFQPFMIRIFEGVPVLGAVFAGPPSYLSLFNAALILAIMVLPFITAISVDVFKTVPPVLKEAAYGMGCTTWEVVRSVVIPYTRVGVIGGIMLALGRALGETMAVTFIIGNSFRISSSIFAPGTTISAAIASEFAESDGLHQSGLILLGLLLFVLTFFVLAGARLMLMRLEKKAGK from the coding sequence ATGGCTGTTCAGAGCGATGTGATGGAAGCCGCGGGACCTTACGATCGCGCCAAGGCCCTCAGCGCCTTCAAGCTCGGTGACCTCACCTTCTATTGGATCACCCGCATCTCGGCGATTTCGGTTCTGTTGATCCTCGGCGGCATCATCCTGTCGCTGATCGTCGGCGCCTGGCCGGCGATGAAGGAATACGGCTTCGCCTTCCTCTGGACGCAGCGCTGGGCGCCCTCGGCCGATCCGCCGGTGCTCGGCGCGCTCGGCCCGATCTACGGCACGCTGATCACCTCGGTCATCGCGATGCTGATCGCCATTCCGGTCGGCATCGGCATCGCCGTGTTCCTCACCGAGCTCTGCCCGCAAGTGCTGCGCCGCCCGATCGGCATCGCGATCGAGCTGCTCGCCGGCATCCCCTCGATCATCTACGGCATGTGGGGCTTCTTCGTGCTTGGCCCGTTCCTGGCGAACACGTTCCAGCCTTTCATGATCCGGATCTTCGAGGGCGTCCCGGTGCTGGGCGCGGTGTTCGCAGGCCCGCCGTCCTATCTCAGCCTGTTCAACGCCGCGCTGATCCTTGCGATCATGGTGCTGCCCTTCATCACCGCGATCTCGGTCGACGTGTTCAAGACCGTGCCGCCGGTGCTGAAGGAGGCCGCCTACGGCATGGGCTGCACCACCTGGGAAGTCGTTCGCAGCGTCGTGATCCCCTACACCCGCGTCGGGGTGATCGGCGGCATCATGCTTGCGCTCGGCCGCGCCCTCGGCGAGACCATGGCAGTGACCTTCATCATCGGCAACTCGTTCCGGATCTCGTCGTCGATCTTCGCGCCGGGCACCACGATCTCGGCGGCGATCGCTAGCGAATTCGCCGAGAGCGACGGCCTGCACCAGTCCGGCCTGATCCTGCTCGGCCTGCTGTTGTTCGTGCTGACCTTCTTCGTGCTCGCCGGCGCGCGGCTGATGCTGATGCGGCTTGAAAAGAAGGCGGGGAAGTAA
- a CDS encoding SelT/SelW/SelH family protein, with protein MRNVSITFCRPCGYEKRAKEAAALLRERLGVDATLIPGKGGIFEVKLGDEVVARRAKGHFPDAAEIVAAVTAARDR; from the coding sequence ATGAGGAATGTCTCGATCACCTTTTGCCGGCCGTGCGGCTATGAGAAGCGTGCGAAAGAGGCCGCGGCGCTGTTGCGCGAGCGCCTTGGCGTCGATGCGACGCTGATCCCCGGCAAGGGCGGCATCTTCGAGGTCAAGCTTGGCGACGAGGTGGTCGCCAGGCGCGCCAAGGGACATTTTCCCGATGCCGCCGAGATCGTCGCCGCGGTCACGGCCGCGCGGGATCGATGA
- the pstS gene encoding phosphate ABC transporter substrate-binding protein PstS yields the protein MNFIKAIVAAGMVAASTSAFAADITGAGATFPFPIYSKWADAYKKDTGNGLNYQSIGSGAGIKQIQAKTVTFGATDAPLKAEQLEKDGLVQWPMVMGAIVPVVNVEGVKSGELVLSGEVLGDIYLGKITKWNDAAIAKLNPKLTLPGDAITVVRRSDGSGTTFNFTDYLSKSNADWKSKVGSGTAVEWPVGVGAKGNEGVAGNISQTKNAIGYVEYAYAKQNKLTYTALVNKAGKTVQPTIAAFQAAASNADWAKAPGYYVILTDQPGEASWPITAATFILMHKDSTDKAASQEALKFFKYAFEKGGKAAEELDYIPMPDSVVKLIEKTWSSDIKS from the coding sequence ATGAATTTCATCAAAGCAATCGTCGCAGCCGGCATGGTCGCCGCTTCGACGTCGGCCTTCGCTGCCGATATTACCGGCGCGGGCGCGACGTTTCCGTTCCCGATCTATTCGAAGTGGGCTGACGCCTACAAGAAGGATACCGGCAATGGCCTGAACTATCAGTCGATCGGTTCCGGCGCCGGCATCAAGCAGATCCAGGCCAAGACCGTGACCTTCGGCGCCACCGACGCTCCGCTCAAGGCCGAGCAGCTCGAGAAGGACGGCCTCGTCCAGTGGCCGATGGTGATGGGCGCGATCGTTCCGGTCGTGAACGTCGAGGGCGTCAAGTCGGGCGAGCTGGTTCTCTCCGGCGAAGTGCTCGGCGACATCTATCTCGGCAAGATCACCAAGTGGAATGACGCGGCGATCGCCAAGCTCAACCCGAAGCTGACCCTGCCGGGCGATGCGATCACCGTCGTGCGCCGTTCGGATGGTTCGGGCACCACCTTCAACTTCACCGACTATCTCTCCAAGTCGAATGCCGACTGGAAGTCCAAGGTCGGTTCCGGCACCGCGGTCGAGTGGCCGGTCGGCGTCGGCGCCAAGGGCAACGAAGGCGTTGCCGGCAACATCAGCCAGACCAAGAACGCGATCGGCTATGTCGAATATGCCTACGCCAAGCAGAACAAGCTGACCTACACCGCGCTGGTCAACAAGGCCGGCAAGACCGTGCAGCCGACCATCGCCGCCTTCCAGGCCGCGGCGTCGAACGCCGACTGGGCCAAGGCTCCCGGCTACTACGTGATCCTGACCGACCAGCCGGGCGAAGCCTCCTGGCCGATCACCGCGGCGACCTTCATCCTGATGCACAAGGACTCGACCGACAAGGCGGCCTCGCAGGAAGCGCTCAAGTTCTTCAAGTACGCCTTCGAGAAGGGTGGCAAGGCGGCCGAAGAGCTCGACTACATCCCGATGCCGGACTCGGTCGTCAAGCTGATCGAGAAGACCTGGTCCTCGGACATCAAGAGCTAA
- the pstB gene encoding phosphate ABC transporter ATP-binding protein PstB: protein MTELSVSTTAAGHVPQVPLPEAPPKVTVRNLNFYYGEHHALKNINLTLGTNRVTAFIGPSGCGKSTLLRIFNRMYDLYPGQRAVGQLMLDQTNILDPKLDLNLLRARVGMVFQKPTPFPMTIYENIAFGIRLYEKISKSEMDDRVEKALRGGALWNEVKDKLNASGLSLSGGQQQRLCIARTVAVRPEVILFDEPCSALDPISTAKVEELIQELSEDYTIAIVTHNMQQAARVSDKTAFMYLGELIEFDDTNKIFTSPSDRRTQDYITGRFG, encoded by the coding sequence ATGACCGAGCTTTCCGTCTCCACGACTGCCGCGGGCCACGTTCCCCAGGTTCCGCTGCCGGAAGCGCCGCCGAAAGTCACGGTGCGCAACCTCAACTTCTATTACGGCGAGCACCACGCGCTGAAGAACATCAACCTGACGCTCGGCACCAACCGCGTCACGGCGTTCATCGGCCCGTCCGGCTGCGGCAAGTCGACCCTGCTGCGCATCTTCAACCGGATGTACGACCTCTATCCGGGCCAGCGCGCGGTCGGCCAGCTGATGCTGGACCAGACCAACATTCTCGACCCCAAGCTCGACCTCAACTTGCTGCGCGCGCGGGTCGGTATGGTGTTCCAGAAGCCGACGCCGTTCCCGATGACGATCTACGAGAACATCGCCTTCGGCATCCGCCTCTACGAGAAGATCTCGAAGTCCGAGATGGACGACCGGGTCGAGAAGGCGCTGCGCGGCGGCGCGCTGTGGAACGAGGTCAAGGACAAGCTGAACGCCTCCGGCCTGTCGCTCTCCGGCGGCCAGCAGCAGCGCCTGTGCATCGCGCGCACCGTGGCGGTGCGCCCCGAGGTGATCCTGTTCGACGAGCCGTGCTCGGCGCTCGACCCGATCTCGACCGCCAAGGTCGAGGAGCTGATCCAGGAGCTCTCCGAGGACTACACGATCGCGATCGTCACCCACAACATGCAGCAGGCGGCGCGCGTCTCCGACAAGACCGCCTTCATGTATCTCGGTGAGCTGATCGAGTTCGACGACACCAACAAGATCTTCACCTCACCGAGCGATCGGCGCACCCAGGACTACATCACCGGCCGGTTCGGCTAG
- a CDS encoding OmpA family protein translates to MHGLFKWSSKWWPGVIPLVVFWGIAAWTSTATVEADLAARSNAALKDTVLDKRRISVDGRDVTFAANAFSEDGRLSAVASVEAVPGVRLVNDETRLVPEAKPFVWSAERDVVRVTLGGNAPLPSSKGKLTEAAKASLGGVEVVDQMVLARGAPSRFDAAALLLLDQIGKLKEGKITLTDNKVALVGMARELGGREAVAAALKNLPEGYSIAANDIKAPPYVFQAYKDPVAVTLTLTGYVPDNNVHAALVAAAGRKFFSEKVVDNLKASIGAPSGFAAAVVPALGALSRLSTGTLVVSDREVKLSGDALYDAAAGQIRDGLGKDFPQGWQYKAEVTVKPAAAPVDPTVCQQLFSEILSKGKIRFESGKADIVPDSAGLLDRLIETALRCPNATIEIAGHTDSDGEEAANQALSERRAQAVVDYLVRAGLPASRFTPIGYGSAQPLAGNESEDGKAQNRRIEFVVK, encoded by the coding sequence ATGCACGGACTTTTCAAGTGGAGTAGCAAGTGGTGGCCGGGGGTGATTCCACTGGTCGTGTTTTGGGGTATTGCGGCCTGGACGAGCACCGCAACGGTCGAAGCGGACCTTGCCGCGCGCTCGAATGCCGCACTGAAGGACACCGTTCTCGACAAGCGCCGCATCAGCGTCGACGGCCGCGATGTGACGTTCGCGGCCAACGCCTTCTCCGAGGACGGCCGTCTCAGCGCGGTGGCGTCGGTCGAAGCCGTGCCTGGCGTGCGGCTGGTCAACGACGAGACCCGCCTTGTTCCCGAAGCCAAGCCCTTTGTCTGGTCCGCCGAACGCGACGTGGTGCGGGTCACGCTTGGCGGAAATGCGCCGCTGCCGTCGAGTAAAGGCAAATTGACCGAGGCCGCGAAGGCCAGCCTCGGCGGTGTCGAGGTGGTGGATCAGATGGTGCTCGCCCGCGGCGCGCCGTCGCGGTTCGACGCGGCGGCGCTGCTGTTGCTCGACCAGATCGGCAAGCTGAAGGAAGGCAAGATCACGCTGACCGACAACAAGGTTGCCCTCGTCGGCATGGCGCGCGAGCTCGGCGGACGCGAAGCGGTCGCTGCGGCGCTGAAGAACCTGCCGGAAGGCTATTCGATCGCCGCCAACGACATCAAGGCGCCGCCTTACGTGTTCCAGGCCTACAAGGACCCGGTCGCGGTGACGCTGACGCTGACCGGCTACGTCCCCGACAACAACGTGCATGCCGCGCTGGTCGCGGCCGCCGGCCGCAAGTTCTTCAGCGAGAAGGTGGTCGACAATCTCAAGGCCAGCATCGGCGCGCCGTCGGGTTTCGCCGCCGCGGTGGTGCCGGCGCTCGGCGCACTGTCGCGGCTGTCGACCGGAACGCTGGTGGTATCGGACCGCGAGGTGAAGCTGTCGGGCGATGCGCTCTACGATGCCGCCGCCGGCCAGATCCGCGACGGGCTCGGCAAGGATTTTCCGCAGGGCTGGCAGTACAAGGCCGAGGTCACGGTCAAGCCGGCGGCGGCCCCGGTCGATCCCACGGTGTGCCAGCAGCTGTTTTCCGAAATCCTCTCAAAGGGCAAGATCCGCTTCGAGTCGGGGAAGGCCGACATCGTGCCGGATTCCGCCGGCCTGCTCGACCGCCTGATCGAGACCGCGCTGCGCTGTCCCAATGCGACGATCGAGATCGCCGGCCATACCGACAGCGACGGCGAGGAGGCCGCCAACCAGGCGCTGTCGGAGCGGCGCGCGCAGGCCGTGGTGGACTACCTCGTGCGCGCCGGTCTGCCTGCCAGCCGCTTCACGCCGATCGGCTATGGCAGTGCGCAGCCGCTGGCCGGCAACGAGAGTGAAGACGGCAAGGCGCAGAACCGCCGCATCGAATTCGTGGTGAAGTAG
- a CDS encoding ATP-binding protein yields the protein MAIDDSSSSIFSPWPDRLRHSALILLAAALALSVVVALGELSLVRASAVFVCIAAAALVPWRLHDAGTSREDVRGVNPVEAAAVSAVVAGMPDPAVLLDRAGRVIHLNTAAAQLAPALRKNELAQFALRSPEIITALREAIATTEPRRATYTDHVPVDRWMELVITPVPVPTQFGGTEKCMLMTFHDLTPLRRVEEMRADFVANASHELRTPLAALSGFIDTLQGPAREDARARERFLGIMHTQATRMARLIDDLLSLSRVELSAHVRPEASIDVVPIIRQVADGLEALASERQVEIEVDLPQAPVMIAGDREELLRLFENLIENALKYGASGGRVIVSLNQAVSGASGEGAPEIRVMVRDFGPGIAPEHLPRLTERFYRVDVGDSRNQGGTGLGLSLVKHILNRHRGRLLIESVPKNGAAFTACFPRPKTPLPTQS from the coding sequence ATGGCAATTGACGATTCATCTTCCTCAATCTTCTCGCCCTGGCCCGACCGGTTGCGCCACTCCGCGCTGATCCTGCTTGCCGCGGCGCTGGCCTTGAGCGTGGTGGTCGCGCTCGGCGAATTGTCGCTGGTGCGCGCCAGCGCCGTGTTCGTCTGCATCGCGGCCGCGGCGCTGGTGCCATGGCGGCTGCATGATGCCGGAACCTCGCGCGAGGATGTCCGCGGCGTCAATCCGGTCGAGGCCGCCGCCGTCAGCGCGGTCGTCGCCGGCATGCCGGACCCGGCCGTGCTGCTCGATCGCGCCGGCCGCGTCATCCATCTCAACACCGCCGCGGCGCAGCTCGCGCCCGCGCTGCGCAAGAACGAACTGGCGCAATTTGCCCTGCGTTCGCCGGAGATCATCACCGCGCTGCGCGAGGCGATCGCGACCACCGAGCCGCGCCGCGCCACCTACACCGACCACGTTCCGGTCGATCGCTGGATGGAACTGGTGATCACGCCGGTGCCGGTGCCGACCCAGTTCGGCGGCACCGAGAAGTGCATGCTGATGACCTTCCACGACCTGACGCCGCTGCGCCGGGTCGAGGAGATGCGCGCCGACTTCGTCGCCAATGCCAGCCACGAGCTGCGCACGCCGCTCGCCGCCTTGTCCGGCTTCATCGACACGCTGCAGGGGCCGGCGCGCGAGGACGCGCGGGCGCGCGAGCGTTTCCTCGGCATCATGCACACCCAGGCGACCCGCATGGCGCGGCTGATCGACGATTTGCTGTCGCTGTCGCGGGTCGAGCTGTCGGCCCATGTGCGGCCCGAGGCCTCGATCGATGTCGTGCCGATCATCCGCCAGGTCGCGGACGGGCTCGAGGCACTGGCCAGCGAGCGCCAGGTCGAAATCGAGGTCGACCTGCCTCAGGCCCCGGTCATGATTGCCGGCGACCGCGAGGAACTGCTCCGCCTGTTCGAGAACCTGATCGAGAACGCCCTCAAATACGGTGCCTCCGGGGGCCGCGTCATAGTGTCGCTGAATCAGGCCGTTTCGGGCGCATCGGGCGAGGGGGCTCCCGAAATCCGTGTCATGGTACGGGATTTCGGCCCCGGCATCGCCCCGGAGCACCTGCCGCGGTTGACCGAGCGCTTCTACCGGGTCGACGTCGGCGACAGCCGTAACCAGGGCGGAACGGGCCTCGGATTATCGCTGGTGAAACATATTCTTAACCGTCATCGCGGGCGCCTTTTGATCGAGAGCGTGCCGAAGAACGGCGCCGCTTTTACCGCCTGTTTTCCTCGGCCGAAGACCCCGTTACCAACCCAAAGCTAA
- a CDS encoding TetR/AcrR family transcriptional regulator encodes MPKPSLRDAILDAGLKEMFRTGYHGTSVRDVTAAAGAPQGSFTNHFRSKELFASEVLDRYFLYVRGLVAEALGDTTLTPRERLRSYLDLITGKLAHDGFTRGCLIGDFSLEASGSSEMLREQLDDIFREWRAPFAACIAEAQATGEIAADFDPDQLADFLLASWQGAMLRMKVERSEAALTRFKTIAFQTVFKELP; translated from the coding sequence ATGCCAAAACCCTCTCTCCGCGATGCCATCCTCGACGCCGGCCTGAAGGAAATGTTCCGGACCGGCTATCACGGCACCAGCGTGCGTGACGTCACCGCCGCCGCCGGCGCGCCGCAGGGCTCCTTCACCAACCATTTCCGCTCGAAGGAGCTGTTCGCGTCCGAGGTGCTGGACCGCTACTTCCTTTATGTCCGCGGCCTCGTCGCCGAAGCGCTGGGCGACACGACGCTGACGCCGCGCGAAAGGCTGAGAAGCTATCTCGATCTGATCACCGGCAAGCTCGCGCATGACGGCTTCACACGAGGCTGCCTGATCGGCGATTTCAGCCTCGAGGCGTCGGGCTCGAGCGAGATGCTGCGCGAGCAGCTCGACGACATCTTCCGGGAATGGCGCGCGCCGTTTGCGGCGTGCATCGCGGAGGCTCAGGCCACCGGCGAGATCGCCGCCGACTTCGATCCCGATCAGCTGGCCGATTTCCTGCTCGCATCCTGGCAGGGCGCGATGCTGCGCATGAAGGTCGAACGCAGCGAGGCTGCGCTGACACGCTTCAAGACGATCGCATTCCAAACCGTGTTCAAGGAGTTGCCATGA